The following proteins are encoded in a genomic region of Corallococcus silvisoli:
- a CDS encoding HlyD family secretion protein codes for MNAATTEAGIGLKQLERDGRDVRRLHDAYLEALDRHDGAGNLLPEWEDLPARERRAWRAVDVLVRLRVERAETQMELLRSERDALIAQVQALRSQVRHHEILRTQDELAAARASLELEALRSARRRQPTPSPAVPPLKEEASAATAESDAAALVAVKVTAVAPDAEGHGFYIAVERGLREVHRGDTWRIRGTTATAEVTSVEDVADLPIYIAFPGDNFTLKEGDVLELLPKPGDELPALIA; via the coding sequence ATGAACGCAGCGACGACGGAAGCAGGCATTGGACTGAAGCAGCTGGAACGCGACGGCCGTGACGTGCGGCGGTTGCACGACGCCTACCTGGAGGCGTTGGACAGGCATGACGGCGCGGGCAACCTCCTGCCCGAGTGGGAGGACCTGCCGGCGCGCGAGCGCCGCGCCTGGCGCGCGGTGGACGTGCTCGTCCGCCTCCGCGTGGAGCGGGCGGAGACCCAGATGGAGTTGCTGCGCTCGGAGCGCGACGCCCTCATCGCCCAGGTGCAGGCGCTGCGCTCCCAGGTGCGGCACCACGAAATCCTCCGCACCCAGGACGAGCTAGCAGCGGCGCGCGCCAGCCTGGAGCTGGAGGCGCTGCGGTCCGCGCGCCGCCGGCAGCCCACTCCGTCCCCGGCCGTGCCCCCGCTGAAGGAGGAGGCGAGCGCGGCCACTGCCGAGAGCGACGCGGCGGCGCTTGTCGCCGTGAAGGTGACTGCGGTGGCGCCCGACGCGGAGGGGCACGGCTTCTACATCGCGGTGGAGCGCGGGCTACGCGAGGTCCACCGCGGCGACACCTGGCGCATCCGGGGCACCACTGCGACGGCGGAGGTGACGAGCGTCGAGGACGTCGCGGACTTGCCCATCTACATCGCCTTCCCGGGGGACAACTTCACCCTGAAGGAAGGGGACGTCCTGGAGCTGCTGCCGAAGCCGGGCGACGAGCTGCCCGCGCTCATCGCGTAG
- a CDS encoding sigma factor, whose translation MPACALRLHAALSLTPPPGTPPAPTPDDEMEALLHLLRELPDGCPEQRRAESRLAVLVRPHVVRAAGAVARRWKVSAEDLEQEGQVATYKAWRRFVPGREPGRCLYPAYVLRLARQAMERYAASERNAVYVTDHARKRLRRAKKAARAEGVPVSAALRAQGLDEASILTLGEGSISTVSLEHLLAGEDGRDSTANVEARLGLVDTTVARHQHVAERETALDALYQLPRLQRVVMQALAGYGRAPGAEPSERTVAQELRLPVDEVHRLRARALARMREAMAVKGLGPERPVLAAGKLRRHRAGAPRDMRPRQVGLGAQLGLSLPAVESRRPSAWEA comes from the coding sequence ATGCCCGCCTGTGCCCTTCGTCTTCACGCCGCCCTCAGCCTGACGCCCCCGCCCGGCACGCCGCCGGCACCCACGCCCGACGACGAAATGGAAGCGCTGCTCCACCTGCTGCGCGAGCTGCCCGACGGCTGCCCGGAGCAGCGGCGCGCGGAGTCGCGCCTCGCCGTGCTGGTGCGTCCCCACGTCGTGCGCGCCGCGGGCGCGGTGGCGCGCCGCTGGAAGGTGTCCGCGGAGGACCTGGAGCAGGAGGGGCAGGTGGCCACCTACAAGGCCTGGCGCCGCTTCGTCCCGGGGCGCGAGCCCGGACGCTGCCTCTACCCGGCCTACGTGCTGCGCCTCGCGCGGCAGGCCATGGAGCGCTACGCGGCGAGCGAGCGCAACGCCGTCTACGTCACGGACCACGCGCGAAAGCGGCTCCGGCGCGCGAAGAAGGCGGCGCGGGCGGAGGGCGTGCCGGTGTCCGCCGCGCTGCGCGCCCAGGGCCTGGACGAGGCATCCATCCTGACGCTGGGCGAGGGCTCCATCTCCACCGTCTCCCTGGAGCACCTACTCGCCGGCGAGGACGGCCGGGACTCCACCGCGAACGTGGAGGCGCGGCTGGGGCTGGTGGACACGACGGTCGCGCGCCACCAGCACGTGGCCGAGCGTGAGACGGCCCTGGACGCGCTCTACCAGCTTCCGCGCCTCCAGCGCGTGGTGATGCAGGCGCTGGCGGGGTACGGCCGAGCCCCGGGCGCGGAGCCCTCCGAGCGCACCGTCGCGCAGGAGCTGCGCCTGCCGGTGGACGAGGTGCACCGGCTGCGCGCTCGTGCCCTGGCGCGGATGCGGGAGGCGATGGCGGTGAAGGGGCTGGGGCCGGAGCGGCCCGTGCTCGCCGCAGGGAAGCTCCGGCGACACCGAGCGGGCGCGCCCCGGGACATGCGCCCGCGCCAGGTGGGGCTGGGCGCCCAGCTCGGGCTGTCGCTTCCCGCCGTGGAGTCCCGGCGCCCGTCGGCGTGGGAGGCGTAG
- a CDS encoding RusA family crossover junction endodeoxyribonuclease yields the protein MDKAAGEGFGRCEVRLVLPYPPSANTYWKPTRGRGLVPSGEALAYKAAVARLVAATGAQPLAGPVCLSLTAYRPRRVGDLDNTLKVLGDALNGLAWLDDEQVVSIHADRADDAEAPRVELVATAARHATPEEAAAHRQARAERAAKARATRNRNRAAKAKAKGQAPRKQLADLATPAVRRGRAGGAVR from the coding sequence ATGGACAAGGCGGCAGGCGAAGGCTTCGGGCGGTGCGAGGTGCGGCTGGTGCTGCCGTACCCACCCTCCGCGAACACGTACTGGAAGCCCACCCGGGGGCGCGGGCTGGTGCCCTCCGGCGAGGCCCTGGCCTACAAGGCTGCCGTGGCGCGGCTGGTGGCGGCCACCGGCGCCCAGCCGCTGGCCGGGCCTGTGTGCCTCTCCCTCACGGCGTACCGCCCGCGCCGCGTGGGCGACCTGGACAACACGCTGAAGGTGCTTGGGGACGCCCTCAACGGGCTGGCCTGGCTGGATGACGAGCAGGTGGTGTCCATCCACGCGGACCGCGCCGATGACGCGGAGGCGCCCCGCGTGGAGCTTGTGGCAACAGCCGCGCGGCACGCCACTCCGGAGGAGGCCGCCGCCCACCGGCAGGCCCGAGCGGAGAGGGCCGCGAAGGCGCGGGCCACCCGGAACCGGAACCGCGCGGCGAAAGCGAAGGCGAAGGGGCAGGCGCCCCGGAAGCAGCTGGCGGACCTGGCGACGCCCGCGGTGCGGCGGGGCCGGGCGGGTGGCGCTGTCAGGTAG